From Corynebacterium aquatimens:
AGCGTTGCTGCCACGCGCCGCATGGTCACGTCCGCTAGGCCGTAGGCGTCGCAAATACGCAGAGCACTTTCGCTTATCGACGAAGAGGACAGCCGCATACGCATACCCTACAACCAGCGATCGCGGTCAGGGTTTACACAGAAAGCTCTAAAGCACTTCACCGCCGCATACGTGATGGGTTCAAGGACTGCGTTGATACACTCCCGATTTGTACAACCGTCTGACCCGTTCGACATTTCTAGTTGGACACAGCCTGGACGGCGCAGATGCCGGACAGTATTGAGGAGAGATTTCTACCATGACCCGGATGACTACCCGTATGCGCGTTGGCGCGAGCGTAATGTCTGCAGCGCTTATCATGCCGCTGGCGCTGACTGCCTGCAGCAAGGACGACGCAGAAAACGCTGCGGAAGGCGCAAAGGAAACGGTGTCTCAGGCATCCTCTTCCGTAGCACCGTCTTCGTCGAAGGCTTCTGAGTCCGAAACCACGTCTTCCAAGGCGAAGGACGACAAGAAGGATGAGAAGAAGGACGACAAGAAGGAAGAGAAGAAGAAAGAGTCCAAGGAAAAGAAGCCTAAGGAGGCGGCTCCGCAGATCGACGATCCGTTTGCAAACGGCAACATCCCGTCCAACACCGCTAAGCCGATTGCGAACGGCAAGCCTGGCTCTGAGGCTGACAAGAAAGCCATGACCGCGGCAGTACACGCGATTTTGAACCCGCCGAGCCTGGGCGCATGGACCCGCGTTATCTTGGACAACTCCTGCAAGCCGATCCGCGACATGACGAATGAGAAGCTGGCTGCGCAGGGCATGACTCTGGAGCAGACCGAGCAGCAGTTCAAGCTTGCTGAGCAAGCTGCAAAGGCGCAGGGCCAGCCGCTGCCGCCTCCGCCGACCGCTAGCGTGAAGCTGTCTGACGTCCGCGTTGACGGCAACAAGGCGTCTGCGAACGCAACCATTACGTCTAACGGTCAGACTGAGACCGGCGTTCAGCGCTTCGAGCGTGAGAACGGCAAGTGGAAGGTCTGCAACTCCTAGTCCTAGACTAGGGAGCATGCTCCACACCATTGATCTGCGCGGCCGCACATGCTCGGCCGCGCAGCTTTTTTCTGTCCTACCCCGCGGCGGAGTGGATGTCACCAGCGTGACGCCCACCGTGATGCCGATCATTGAGGATGTAAAGAACCGCGGTGCTGCCGCTGCGTTGGACTACGGAGAGAAGTTCGATCGCGTGCGTCCGGCATCCGTGCGCGTGCCCGCTGACGTGATTGCGGATGCGCTGGAAACGATCTCTGATGAGGTGCGCCTGGCGCTGGAAGAAGCGATCCGCCGCATCCGTTTGGTCCACTTCGACCAGGTTCCAAAGCCGCATACGACCACGCTCGCGCACGGCGCAACGGTCACTGAAGTGTTCAAACCGGTCGGGCGCGTGGGTTTGTACGTGCCGGGAGGCAAGGCCGTGTACCCGTCGAGCGTTTTAATGAACGTGATCCCCGCCCAAGAAGCGGGAGTGGGATCCATGGTGGTGTGCTCCCCGCCGCAGGAATCCGGCTGGCCGCACCCGACGATCCTGGCTGCGTGCGCCCTGCTGGGCGTCGACGAAGTCTTGGCGGTCGGCGGTGCGCAGGCTATCGCGCTGATGGCGTTCGGCGACGATGCGCAAGGAACTGATGCGCGAGGAACTGATGCTGACGGCATCGACCCGGTCGACATGATCACCGGCCCCGGAAACATTTTCGTCGCCGCGGCTAAATCTCTGGTCAGCAGCGTGGTGGGAATTGATGCGGAAGCCGGGCCGTCGGAAATTGCGGTGCTTGCTGATGATTCCGCGGATCCCGTCTACGTGGCACTGGACCTGATTTCCCAGGCGGAGCACGATGAGAACGCGGCGAGCGTCCTGATCACGGACAGCGAGGAATTTGCCACTCGCGTCAACGAAGAAATTGCCGCGCGCGCTGGCCAAACCTTGAATGCCGAGCGTGCCAGCAGCGCGTTGTCGGGTGAGCAGTCGGGCATCGTGTTGGTCGACGATGTGGACCACGGAATTCGCGTCGCTGACGCCTACGCCGCGGAACACTTGGAGATCCACACTCGTGATGCACGGTCGGTGGCGGAGCGGATCTCCCACGCCGGCGCGATTTTCGTGGGCCCGCACTCCCCGGTGCCGCTCGGCGACTACGCCGCTGGGTCCAACCACGTGCTGCCCACGTCCGGAACCGCGCGGTACAGCGCGGGTTTGAGCACGCACACCTTCCTCAAGCCCACCAACATCATTGAGTACAGCGACTCCGCTTTGGAAGAGATCGCGCCGCACATCCTTGTTCTGGCCGACGACGAAAAGCTGCCGGCTCACGGGGAAGCCATTTCCGCCCGGCTCGGTTCCTCCGATGCCGCTGAGACCCAATAGAAAAGACCCGTATGACTAAACACGAATTTCAACCGGGCACGATCTGCGCCGACGTCGAATTGGGTGCTTTGCCCCTGCGCGAGGAGCTGCGCGGCCAGCATGCCTACGGCGCACCGCAGCTTCAAGTGCCGGTCACGCTGAACACGAATGAGAACCCGTACGCGCCTTCGCAGGAGCTTATCGACGACCTGGTGGAGCAGATCGTCAAAGTAGCCCCCACCTTGAACCGCTACCCGGAGCGTGACTCCGTGGAGCTGCGCGACGAGCTCGCCGCCTATGTGAGCCGCCAAACCGGTGTCACCGTCACGCGGGACAACGTGTGGGCAGCCAACGGTTCCAACGAAGTGTTGCAACAGCTCTTGCAGGCTTTCGGCGGCCCCGGCCGCACCGCCATGGGGTTCACCCCAAGCTATTCCATGCACCCGATTCTGTCCGCCGGGACGCAAACTGAGTTCATTGCCGTGCCACGCGGTGCGGACTTCCGCATCAACATGGATGCAGCGTTGGATGCGATCGCACGGAAGTCTCCCGACGTCGTCTTCGTCACCACCCCGAACAACCCGACGGGTGACGTCACCAGCATCGATGATCTGCGCAGGATCCTTGATGCCGCGCCGGGCATCGTCATCGTCGACGAGGCTTACGCGGAGTTCTCGCCCTCGCCGTCGGCCACGACACTCATCGACGCCTACCCGACCAAGCTCGTCGTGTCACGCACAATGAGCAAGGCGTTCGATTTCGCTGGCGGACGTTTGGGCTACTTCGTTGCTGCCCCAGCGTTCATCGAGGCAGTCATGCTGGTTCGTTTGCCGTATCACCTTTCCGCGTTGTCCCAAGCAGCAGCGATCGTCGCGCTGAGGCATGCGGAGGAGACGCTGGGGGGCGTCGATAAGCTTGCGCGCGAACGCGTGCGTGTCGACGCTGAGCTGACCGCGATGGGCTACGATGTCGTGCCGAGCGAATCCAACTTTGTGTTCTTTGGCCACTTCGACGACGCGCACGCCGCGTGGCAGAAATTCCTTGACCGTGGAGTCTTAATCCGCGACGTGGGAGTGCCCGGGCACCTCCGGGTGACAATCGGGTTGGATAGTGAAAACAATGCGTTTTTGGCAGCGGCGAAGGAGATAATCAATGACACAATCGCGCATCGGTAAAGCCACCCGGACCACGAGTGAGTCCGACATCACCGTTGAGATCAACCTCGACGGGACCGGCAAGGTGGACGTTGACACCGGGCTGCCGTTCTTTGACCACATGCTCACGGCGTTTGGTACCCACGGCGCATTTGACTTGACGGTCCATGCCAAGGGCGATATCCACATCGAGGCACACCACACGGTGGAAGACACCGCCATCACGCTGGGTTGGGCACTCGCTGAGGCGGTGGGGGACAAGAAAGGCATCCGCCGCTTCGGCTCCATGCTGTTGCCCATGGATGAAACCCTGGTGGAATCCGTCGTGGACATTTCTGGACGTCCGTACTTTGTCATGAACGGCGAGCCGGAAAACATGGAGTGGCAGATCATCGGCGGCCACTACGCCACCGTGATCAACCGGCATTTCTTTGAGACCCTGGCCTACAACGCCCGGATCACGCTCCACGTCAACGTCAAATATGGGCGCGACCCGCACCACATCACTGAGGCCGAGTACAAGGCCGTCGCGCGTGCGCTGCGCCAGGCGTATGAGATGGATGCCCGCATCACCGGCGTTCCGTCAACGAAGGGCGCGCTATAGCTTCCGCGTCAGACCCGCAACCGGGCACCCAGCAACCACGCGAGCAGGCAGCTACTACTAGCAGCAGCACTACCGGCGCTTCTGCCAGCGGCTCTAGCAGCACCTACACCAGCGTGTGGCGGGTGCCCGGTTTCATCGCTGCCATGGTGGCAATTGCCACGTCGTTTGGCTCATGGGGCTTGCTCTTGCCCGTCGTTCCGGTTGCCGTGATGGACAAGGGTGGCACCGCTGCGCTTGCCGGTGCGACGACGGGCGTGTTCATGACCGCCACGGTGCTCGTGCAAGTGATCACGCCGTGGCTACTTCGGCGCGTGAGCTATCCGCTAGTGATCGCCGTGTCCGGCCTGCTCATGGGCGTACCAGCCCTAGCCTATGAGCTTCCGCTGAGCGCGAGCGGGATCTTGCTGGTCAGCGCCATTCGCGGCGTGGGCTTCGGGCTGATGACGGTGTCTGAATCGGCCGTTATCGCAGAACTTGTCCCGCGCCGCTGGCTGGGCAAGGCCACCGGGGTCTTCGGCGCTGCGGCCGGCCTCATGCAGATGCTCACGCTGCCGGTGGGCCTGTGGATTGCGGAGCGCGCCGGGTACATGCCGGTGTGGGTGATGGGACTGGTCATCTACCTCATTGGTGCCGCGGCGTGCATCTGGATCCCGCGGGTGAAGGCCTCCGCTCAGGAGATTGATGCCCACGCGATCCCGGCCCCGCCGACGTGGAAGCTGGTGCTGGTGCCCGCCCTGTGCCTGACACTCGCCGCGGTTGCCTACAGCATCCTGACCAACTTCCTGCCCGCCAGCATCCGCGATGCGGGGATTTCCTCGTCCACCGCGATTGGTGGTCTGATCTTGGCGGTGGTCAACTTGGCCGTCATGTTCGCCCGTTACGGTGCGGGCGTCATCGCTGATAAACGCGGTATTCCCGGCACCATGATGATCCCTGGGCAGATCATTGGAGCATTCGGCTTCGCGGGATTCGCCATCGCGATGGCAACGAACGCCCATCAAGCCTGGTTCCTGGTTGCCGCGTTCTTCTTTGGCGTGAGTTTTGGTGTCGTCCAAAACGAGTCGCTGTTGTCCATGTTCCACCGCCTGCCGCGCAGCAAGATTGGCCACGCGTCTGCGGTGTGGAACGTTGCCTTCGACGGTGGCCAGGCCATTTCTTCGTTCTTCTTCGGCGCTATTATCGCTGGGGTAGGCATTACCAGTTCCTTGTGGATCGCCACCGCCGTACTGGTTAGCGGCATTGTGATGTCAGTCGCGGATTGGCTGATCGGTCGGGCTAGAGCAGCCTGACCGCTAAGATTCCCGCGAAGATTAGGACCAGCCCGGCGACGCGGCGGGCATTAAGCGGTGATTTCCGCGCGCCGAAGGCGCCCACCGTTTCCAGCAGCTGGCCCCCGGCGATCGTGCCCGCGTTGAACGCGATGACCGTCGTTGCCGTGCCCAGGATGGGGGACAGGCTCGCCCCCGCGACGACGAAGATAGCGCCGGTAATGCCGCCGAGCCACATCCACCACGGCCCGGGCTCCGGCCGCCGTGTAAGTTGCCGCGGGCTAGTCACCAGTACCGCGATGAGCAGCAACGCCACACCGACAGTGAGGTTGATTTCGGAAGCGTAGTACGCCGAGCCGGTGATGATCCCCAAATGCCCATTGATGGCGGTTTGCGCGGCAGACCCCATGCCGATGACCACGCCCACGGCGCGGTAGATCCACACGGACGGTCCGCCGGCGCTCGAGCCGAAGACGTCTGCTCCACCGCGAAGCGTCACGACGATTCCCACGAACACCACTGCCGCGCCAATCAATCGCAGGACGGACACATCCATCAAAGGGGAGTGGAACAGCCCGAACCGGTCGATGAGCAAACCCATCGCCACCTGCCCAAGGATGGGCAACACAACCGTTTCCACGGCCCCAAGCACCGGAAATAACATGATGTTGCCCATGACGAAGCACGCGCCCAACACTCCGCCGAGCCACACCCACCACGGCGCGCCACCGGGGACGTGCGGCACGGGGTCGCCCACGAGCGCAAGCGTCGCAAGAACGGCGCACGCCAAGGCAACCGAGAAAGAAATCAACGCCGAGACAATCGGCCGGTTCCCAACAGACAAACGCAGTCGCGAGTTCGCAGCCGTTTGAACCGGCACGATGCCGCCGACCGCGAGCGCAATAAGAAGCAGCATTAGCTAATTTTCGCACACCGCGCGGGTCCAGCCTGACCCCACGAGGGAACCCGCCCTCCACCGCATCAGCAGCGGGTTATAAAATCACCGGCATGACTACACCCAGTGGGCAGCCCACCGTCGCTTTGTTGGACTACGGTGCGGGCAACCTTCGTTCCGCAGCTCGCGCGCTGGAACACGTTGGGGCGGACGTGATTGTCACCCAAGACGCGCTCACCTGCATTGAGGCTGACGGCCTCGTTGTCCCCGGCGTCGGCGCGTACGACGCCTGCATGAAAGGCCTGCGCGCCGTCCAAGGCCCCCGGATCATCGGCCAACGACTCGCCGGCGCGCGCCCCGTCTTGGGGATCTGCGTGGGGCTGCAGGTGATGTTCGATCGCGGTGTTGAACACGG
This genomic window contains:
- the hisD gene encoding histidinol dehydrogenase yields the protein MLHTIDLRGRTCSAAQLFSVLPRGGVDVTSVTPTVMPIIEDVKNRGAAAALDYGEKFDRVRPASVRVPADVIADALETISDEVRLALEEAIRRIRLVHFDQVPKPHTTTLAHGATVTEVFKPVGRVGLYVPGGKAVYPSSVLMNVIPAQEAGVGSMVVCSPPQESGWPHPTILAACALLGVDEVLAVGGAQAIALMAFGDDAQGTDARGTDADGIDPVDMITGPGNIFVAAAKSLVSSVVGIDAEAGPSEIAVLADDSADPVYVALDLISQAEHDENAASVLITDSEEFATRVNEEIAARAGQTLNAERASSALSGEQSGIVLVDDVDHGIRVADAYAAEHLEIHTRDARSVAERISHAGAIFVGPHSPVPLGDYAAGSNHVLPTSGTARYSAGLSTHTFLKPTNIIEYSDSALEEIAPHILVLADDEKLPAHGEAISARLGSSDAAETQ
- the hisB gene encoding imidazoleglycerol-phosphate dehydratase HisB is translated as MTQSRIGKATRTTSESDITVEINLDGTGKVDVDTGLPFFDHMLTAFGTHGAFDLTVHAKGDIHIEAHHTVEDTAITLGWALAEAVGDKKGIRRFGSMLLPMDETLVESVVDISGRPYFVMNGEPENMEWQIIGGHYATVINRHFFETLAYNARITLHVNVKYGRDPHHITEAEYKAVARALRQAYEMDARITGVPSTKGAL
- a CDS encoding histidinol-phosphate transaminase; translated protein: MTKHEFQPGTICADVELGALPLREELRGQHAYGAPQLQVPVTLNTNENPYAPSQELIDDLVEQIVKVAPTLNRYPERDSVELRDELAAYVSRQTGVTVTRDNVWAANGSNEVLQQLLQAFGGPGRTAMGFTPSYSMHPILSAGTQTEFIAVPRGADFRINMDAALDAIARKSPDVVFVTTPNNPTGDVTSIDDLRRILDAAPGIVIVDEAYAEFSPSPSATTLIDAYPTKLVVSRTMSKAFDFAGGRLGYFVAAPAFIEAVMLVRLPYHLSALSQAAAIVALRHAEETLGGVDKLARERVRVDAELTAMGYDVVPSESNFVFFGHFDDAHAAWQKFLDRGVLIRDVGVPGHLRVTIGLDSENNAFLAAAKEIINDTIAHR
- a CDS encoding DMT family transporter, giving the protein MLLLIALAVGGIVPVQTAANSRLRLSVGNRPIVSALISFSVALACAVLATLALVGDPVPHVPGGAPWWVWLGGVLGACFVMGNIMLFPVLGAVETVVLPILGQVAMGLLIDRFGLFHSPLMDVSVLRLIGAAVVFVGIVVTLRGGADVFGSSAGGPSVWIYRAVGVVIGMGSAAQTAINGHLGIITGSAYYASEINLTVGVALLLIAVLVTSPRQLTRRPEPGPWWMWLGGITGAIFVVAGASLSPILGTATTVIAFNAGTIAGGQLLETVGAFGARKSPLNARRVAGLVLIFAGILAVRLL
- a CDS encoding MFS transporter, whose translation is MPGFIAAMVAIATSFGSWGLLLPVVPVAVMDKGGTAALAGATTGVFMTATVLVQVITPWLLRRVSYPLVIAVSGLLMGVPALAYELPLSASGILLVSAIRGVGFGLMTVSESAVIAELVPRRWLGKATGVFGAAAGLMQMLTLPVGLWIAERAGYMPVWVMGLVIYLIGAAACIWIPRVKASAQEIDAHAIPAPPTWKLVLVPALCLTLAAVAYSILTNFLPASIRDAGISSSTAIGGLILAVVNLAVMFARYGAGVIADKRGIPGTMMIPGQIIGAFGFAGFAIAMATNAHQAWFLVAAFFFGVSFGVVQNESLLSMFHRLPRSKIGHASAVWNVAFDGGQAISSFFFGAIIAGVGITSSLWIATAVLVSGIVMSVADWLIGRARAA